GAAACCTTTGATTTACATACAAGCAAAGCTAGCATCTAGCAAACCTGTTGTCAAGTCTCGCGATGAAAGCCTCCCATGAACACAAGCAGTTAAGATTGCTTCTAGGACAAAAGGAAGAGCTTCTAGTACTTCCCATGCAGGGAGCACAGGTCTTTGAAGAGCATCATCACCAGAATTTATGAGAGAGCTACATGCATTACTGCTATTTGGTGATGAACAATTACTTGATGAAATACCACCTTTAGACATCTTTTGGTAAATCATGCTTAAGATTACGCTAGCAGTTTGATGACTGGAATTTCCAGTAGAAATACCAGAAAGGGTTGAAGCAACACAAGATTTGTATTGACAATACAAGGCCCTTAATTTTGGAAATGAATCGATAGATACAGGTTTAAATGCAGAATCTAAGAGATTTTGATTGCTTTTAAGCTTATCTTGGGAAGACATGACACAGTTATTGTGCAATGTCAAAAGATACTCCAAACCTCCAACTGCAATTCCTCCTTCTGTGATGCACTGGTCAAGAGGGGGTGTACAGAATTTCCATAAACGAATGAGGAAAAGAAATGCTAAAGAAAAAGCCATGTAAACTGATGTTGAAGGCTCATCGCCTGTGCTATTTGGAGTCGGTGTAATTGAGCCAAATGCTTCACAAAGCGGCAATAAAGAAGCAGCAACTGTGGGAACCTGCACAAAATAACTTTTGTTAAAAAACATTTGACATAAAAAAGTGACtggaaaataaattaagtttgaGAATGAAGTCTATATACTACTAATATCTCAGGAATGACGCTTGAACTATAATCAAATGATTTAtgttacttttcttttttttaatgctaCTTTAACTTGCTTAACCAAAGCGCATCCCCGGCAGGAACTAGAAGGAGGAATCATATAAACCTTCAATATCCTCTTTAATTATCTATTCTATCTTTATTTATAAGGTTAAATACATTTTGatttaaatgcacttttggtcctctattttgatatttttaaacttttggtCCCCTTTTTTAAAATCAGCTTTTTGGTCCCTCTGTTTTAAacgtcaacatttttttatggcCCCCCTCTCTTTTAATAATGTGGCACCTTTATTgatgatatattttcaaaagtaGGGGACCAAAGTACgtcaattttcaaaataactaaaaccaattttttgaaattttggggtgcgaaaaatatatttaaactttatttttatctaTACAAAAAacccttaaaaatatatttcatctCTAATCAACGCAGGATCTCAGCACACCCCTTTACACCCATGCGTAGACAGTGCAAGGGTGAACAGATGTAGTTGGCATATCACAACACACACCCCATCACTTTTGTAACTATAATAGACATCTAGAGGATAGAAAAATGCAGGTGGCCCAATAACatatctaggataggctctatATCATATAATTTGAATTAGCCTAACTTGGCCCCAAAGGTTAGCTCAAGAGATGAGGATGCCTAAGCTTTATAAGAACTAATTTGGCCATATCAGTCGATGTGGGATCTTAGCACACACCCTCACACTCAAGACTATACGTCTGGAACATGGACAAATGACTGCCCAACTATCAAGTGGAAAAAATTTCATCATTAGAAATTTGTGATAGAGAATCAAAATGGGAGATCATATTCATATAGCAATCGAACATCACATAAATTGTTAAAGTGATTCACTTACTACACCATGTAAAGAAAGTATATGAACTGTATCAACACAGGAAGCTCCACGGAGGACAGCACTTAGCATGGACATATTATCCACCAAGAGGCCCCAAGTTCCAGAATGACTATGAGGTACGGGAGAAGCCAGTAGTTTGACTACATAGCGGACCACATGTTCCTGCAAAGGAGACAACATTTTACATCAGAAACAatagatgatgaggaacataaTATTCATAAATACTACAATACCAAGAACTGGAGTATTCACACATTAAACTATAATCCAGAGTAACAAAGgataaaacaattaattaaaggATGTAAaattcttgaccaaaaaaaaaaaggatgtaAAATTAACACAAGCTAATAGATACATGATGCTTAGCCCCAAGTGTCATCATTGCAAAGAACATAAGCTTGATAAAAATTTATTCCTAGTTTAGGTGTAAGGAGGACGGGAAGCCTTGACTTGACACAATGATTGAATTTACGCAATGATTGAAGTTGCTGCTATGCAACTAGAAGACCATGGATTTTAGTGGAATCTTTCTTTGAACCTTGCCATAATGAGAGCTTCATAGCATCACAAGGTTGCcctttttgaagaagaaaagagaaacaGAAGTCATGACTAATCAAAACTAACTCTAGTTCCCTTAATTAATATACCTAATAGGTAGATAGCAAAAATGCCCTTTATAATGACAGGGCACCCTCTGGAGCTCTTTTTGGCATCGAAGCACCAATCCGTTCTCAATATGATATGGGAAATGCTAACAAGAAAGGAAATATAttcttgaaatttgtgtattcaATGTCTTGAAGTTATAAAAATTGTTCTTTTTCACatcaatcttttattttatttttttattctcttttgtttccttaacaagtgcccccacttgttagcatgacccatatgATGTTTACATTATCAtattacattatattatattatattattgcaaATATGCATACCTAAAGTTGTGATTTTACTCTCTCCTTTAGTAACAATATTGTTTTTTGTGTACGGAAACAAAGAACACTCATAATATCTCTGTTAGGAAATAGGATTTGTCACCTGAATATACCATCCACGGCTGAGGGATGCACCACACAGAATCTTTGCAGCTGCAGGCCTTTCCACCTCCGTTCCATTTAATGCAATATAGTATAACTTCTCTATCTCCGCTAGGCTAGTATggaagaaacattgtgaagaccAATCATCAGTACTTTAGACAAAACCAAAATTGAATCATAGATTTGCATAAAAGCATACCTTGAGGCAGGTGTTGCCGTAAGGGCATTTATAAGAGAATTGTTTAACGGGGTTCCGTCCATAAATGTTAACCATGGAGATTTTTCTAGTGGCGATGAATCTGACAAAGACATAACAGATGTAGACACGTAACCAGGCCAAAAGTACACTGATGTATCCATTAAATTCCTTGCTATACAAGCTTCCACTATGAGATGCCTCAAGTTCCCACctaaaagataattattttcaaAGTATCACAGATatgcaaacaaaaaaaacgagTAAATAGTTTGCATGTGATAGTAGTCCTTATTCATCATAAATAAAGCAGATTAAATAATGGAAGCACATATGAGGTTACCAGAATCAACCTACCTGCTTTTGTATTGGCATTAGCATGAATGCTGGTGAAAGATTCACCCTTTTCATTCATTGAATTATAAATGAAACTCGCTGCTTTTTTAGCTGCCTGATTGGCTGCATCAACAACTAATGCAGGAGGGCAAAGAAGGCCAGAAAAGTGCCCAAGGACTTGAACAGATGAAGTCAGCCCAAGTTTAATAGAACCATCGCTCTTCATTTCAGGTTTGTATTGTGATCTCATAGGAACTGGAACGGTAGACAGATTATTTTCAGTGTCATCCCGTAGAACATTCACAATTGCCAAAGGGACGATAGATAAAAGCATGCATAAACGTGCTTCAAGATGGGGAATAGGACCTTCAGGAGGATCACGCTCCTGCAATGCACCATAAGAGAGGGGGAAtattagttatttggttaatacttccatgaaaacaaaaaattaagtaTGGACCAGTCTCAACTCGCTGCACAAGCCGGAGGGCTGAAAGCCAAAGTGCCAAAAAGGTTTCATGCCAGCTAGCCTGGTTAAATATTTGAAGTGTCTTGATTCCTTCTGCAAATAGGTCATGAATATTAGGAAAGACCCGGATCAAACCCAAAATAATGGAACCAAAGACAAATCTAATAAATAACTTTCTGAAAATAAACCCTAAATAACTAATGAATAATTACAGCAAGCAAACACAAATCCAATGAAAACCGCCACAAAGATTTACCTGTAAGCACCTCAATAGCTGATTTGATAGGAATCTGTCTAGAATTCATAGCATTCTCCATATAAATGTCTAAAGGAACCCAACAAGATCTGTAGTTGTTCTTCAACAATGCTTTACATGATCCAACATCAACAATCATCCCAACCACCTGATGCTTATTTAGGGAGTAATCAAAATGAGAAACCCCACGGATCCTGGTAGACACTTTTCTAAGGACTTGATTTACTAATTTTAATTCTGATGATGCTAATTCAAGGGATTCAAGAAATTGAAGCCTCTGCAGGAGGCAATTGAAATTTTCAGGCCTATCAAACATGATGAATCACAAAATAGGGAAAGCAGATTGTCAGCTTCCCAACACAACTCCTAGAAAGCAAGTAAGATATTTGAACAATAAAATCATGTAAAAATTTATGTAAATGTAAGTACACTAATATCAACAACACTTGAAGAACTAAAAAATGGTTATGCTCAAATGTGCTAAGACAAGAGAAGCCAGGACTACTGGGTATAacgccatttttttttttcgatatgCAGGTATAACGCCATATGCACATTTGCTGTTAAATAAAATTTCCCAAACCATTTGATAATGGAATCATTTACTTGAAACTATTCCCGATGGTGGATATTGTACTACCAAAACCACCTAGAAATGACCATATAGGAATTCTGGCATTTATCAGCTAAAGTGAAATGAATCGTATCAGTAGCATAATCAAACCATATTATTGTATATAGTAGAGAATCAAAATAGAGATGTCATATAGTAGCAAAACAGTATATGAATcgtaaaaattaaaatctccATAAATCATTGTTACTACAGTATTCAGTCTGGCAATGTTGAAACTCAATGTTATCAATATTTGGAGCTCAATGGAATAGGCTAAAATATTATTTCAGCATCTTGATTATTTAGAATGTTAAGTGTGATTAGAGATATTAATAGTGATGGGATTGAGAtgcaattaattttaaaataccaAACTAAATGTTCaagacaaaatataaaaaggtGGGAGACAATACATGTTTAAGAGAACAGACTGCAGAAGAATCGTTGCTTTTCTGCTTTCGCTTAGTCTTCCCAATACCTCTAAGGCTGTGATGGCATTCCTCTTCCGTATCTGTTCATGATAATCACCTTTTTTAAAATTGTGCATCACATTATGATCAATTTCCATATACTGGTCGCCCTTTGGGACTAAACACGATCTTTCATTAAAGGTCACTTGTAATCCCCAGTCATTTAATGTGCTATCAATCAAAGCAATGATGATGTTAAAAAAGAACAGCACAAATACATGTCCTAGCTCCAGATCGTGAATTTTGAATGTTTCAGAAAAATGAAGGACAGAATCAATGGACTTAATTATTctgcaaaacaaaacaacaaaaaaaaaaaagacttttttagAATTAAACACTGTTGATCAAGGTATATTCAggtaaattaagtaaaatatcAACTAGGACTAGAAACAAGAAAGCACAATCACATGTAGAAGTACTAACGTAGTACAAATTATCACATGAATTTTCAACCATAAACttgtataaaaataaacacaaggTAAAACATATTCTCAAGTTAACTACAGTGCAAGTAACTAATCACCAGTGCATTTGGGGTAAGAGTTTTAACTTTTGAAGGGCCAAGTTACCAACTTACCAACAATAAGTCAATCACAATAGTTCAATTATTTCCTAAAAGAGTAAATTCATCCAGGGAAAAAATGCAAGGGATTTGGAGGGTAATACATCCCCCagtgcaaaaataaataaataaaaggtaaaatagaaaataacaaagaaaaagagGAGAAATCTCCGAGTTTGAGCAAAGTTGAGAAACTAACTTATTAAGGCTATTGTTGAACAAGGCTGTGTTTGGATTGTCTAATGTGCAACTCATTTGGGCTTATCTACTGATATAAGAAGTAACACTTGTTAAATTGTTTGAGTTATCAAATGAGATTCAAATTATGAATTGTAAGTGTTGgaaattccgccttcattgcggtccgcccccatccgcctaattgcggcgtttgggttgccttcattgcagcctccaacaccttcattgtgttaggtgtgaaggggtggatttagtcccacattcttcattgcagcctccaacaccttcattgtgttgggtgtgaaggggtggatttagtcccacattgcaaAGAGATATGGCTtgtgtagcgtttatatagctttggcaaccctcaccttacaagccggttttgtagggatgagttaagcccaatataaaatctgagatggtatcagagcctatcctagatctattgttgggcttcccgcatcgtccacgcttcaagcccattGGGTccgagcgtgagggggtgtgttggaaattccgccttcattgcggtccgcccccatccgcctaattgcggcgtttgggttgccttcattgcagcctccaacaccttcattgtgttaggtgtgaaggggtggatttagtcccacattcttcattgcagcctccaacaccttcattgtgttgggtgtgaaggggtggatttagtcccacattgcaaAGAGATATGGCTtgtgtagcgtttatatagctttggcaaccctcaccttacaagccggttttgtagggatgagttaagcccaatataaaatctgagAGTAAGATATATTACCAAGTTGGGATTAGAATTAAGAATTAGAATTTATCATACTGAGTTGGGATTCATCATATGAAATTGAGATTCATTTTCAAAATAGATACACACTAGAGATGTTTATCAATTGGGTTCAATTTTGTTTCGAATCAAGATATGACTTCGCATGGATCAAAAGATATTGATGACTAATTGAGATTGCTTATGAAAATAACACTTATAACATATCCATAAGATATTTTCacctaattattttattaaactctTCAATATAACTTACAAAAAAACTATAAAGTTTATATAACAGTTTATTCACATATCCTCTTAAACTATAGAAATAGCTTCTACCCAAACACTTACCTAATAAGCCTGCATTCAGTTAATGGCCTAATTAAGTTGTTTCCAATAAATACTAATGTAGTATGTTATTGAGTTATTTCTATGGGTCTGGTTACCTTGTGCCCCAAGAGCAAATGTTAAGGAACCAAAAGTGGAAATTTTGAATTcagaaaaacaatattttcacttttaaaaagATGAATACACTTA
This genomic interval from Trifolium pratense cultivar HEN17-A07 linkage group LG6, ARS_RC_1.1, whole genome shotgun sequence contains the following:
- the LOC123889350 gene encoding mediator of RNA polymerase II transcription subunit 33A-like isoform X1 → MNPLQWNEQVNEAVTKRLQLWQQRSNESPMTWVTELIEYLNSVGVELPSCELVELLVSQICSENGKDHPSMWKFLHQALTSRLVFPLQLISLLSYKVFRCRNFHPHAYALFLPLLHQHVFNFHPIASHSCNNKIIKSIDSVLHFSETFKIHDLELGHVFVLFFFNIIIALIDSTLNDWGLQVTFNERSCLVPKGDQYMEIDHNVMHNFKKGDYHEQIRKRNAITALEVLGRLSESRKATILLQSVLLNMPENFNCLLQRLQFLESLELASSELKLVNQVLRKVSTRIRGVSHFDYSLNKHQVVGMIVDVGSCKALLKNNYRSCWVPLDIYMENAMNSRQIPIKSAIEVLTEGIKTLQIFNQASWHETFLALWLSALRLVQRERDPPEGPIPHLEARLCMLLSIVPLAIVNVLRDDTENNLSTVPVPMRSQYKPEMKSDGSIKLGLTSSVQVLGHFSGLLCPPALVVDAANQAAKKAASFIYNSMNEKGESFTSIHANANTKAGGNLRHLIVEACIARNLMDTSVYFWPGYVSTSVMSLSDSSPLEKSPWLTFMDGTPLNNSLINALTATPASSLAEIEKLYYIALNGTEVERPAAAKILCGASLSRGWYIQEHVVRYVVKLLASPVPHSHSGTWGLLVDNMSMLSAVLRGASCVDTVHILSLHGVVPTVAASLLPLCEAFGSITPTPNSTGDEPSTSVYMAFSLAFLFLIRLWKFCTPPLDQCITEGGIAVGGLEYLLTLHNNCVMSSQDKLKSNQNLLDSAFKPVSIDSFPKLRALYCQYKSCVASTLSGISTGNSSHQTASVILSMIYQKMSKGGISSSNCSSPNSSNACSSLINSGDDALQRPVLPAWEVLEALPFVLEAILTACVHGRLSSRDLTTGLRHLVDFLPASIAAIIDYFSSEVTRGVWKQVPMNGTDWPSPAAVLQSVESEIKAILTHVGVEVPNCSSGGSPVMLPLPMAALVSLSITFKLDKSLEYIHAITGAALENCASGCPWPSMPVIGSLWAQKVRRWHNFIVVSGSRSVFRHNNESVAQLVRSCFTSFLGVLSGSNSKLTAECSVNGLLGSSITAPGAIPFVAPGFLYLRSCRNIHNVQYLNDVIVGLVTEYSNELAGIRASSGSSRLKSNETSISLAAQSAKDMATLGASLLCAAGGIQLVQELYKETIPTWLLSSRDVKRKNDNVVSYILEGYAIAYLLTQSGAILWGVGTKLPSSKLSRRNRIIGVHLDFLAEVMERKISLSCNPLTWKTYVCCLVGLMVSFAPAWLQEVKVDTLRKLARGLSRWNEHEQALSLLQRGGTAAMGALAELVNVIDFEHKKPCS
- the LOC123889350 gene encoding mediator of RNA polymerase II transcription subunit 33A-like isoform X2, whose translation is MIVDVGSCKALLKNNYRSCWVPLDIYMENAMNSRQIPIKSAIEVLTEGIKTLQIFNQASWHETFLALWLSALRLVQRERDPPEGPIPHLEARLCMLLSIVPLAIVNVLRDDTENNLSTVPVPMRSQYKPEMKSDGSIKLGLTSSVQVLGHFSGLLCPPALVVDAANQAAKKAASFIYNSMNEKGESFTSIHANANTKAGGNLRHLIVEACIARNLMDTSVYFWPGYVSTSVMSLSDSSPLEKSPWLTFMDGTPLNNSLINALTATPASSLAEIEKLYYIALNGTEVERPAAAKILCGASLSRGWYIQEHVVRYVVKLLASPVPHSHSGTWGLLVDNMSMLSAVLRGASCVDTVHILSLHGVVPTVAASLLPLCEAFGSITPTPNSTGDEPSTSVYMAFSLAFLFLIRLWKFCTPPLDQCITEGGIAVGGLEYLLTLHNNCVMSSQDKLKSNQNLLDSAFKPVSIDSFPKLRALYCQYKSCVASTLSGISTGNSSHQTASVILSMIYQKMSKGGISSSNCSSPNSSNACSSLINSGDDALQRPVLPAWEVLEALPFVLEAILTACVHGRLSSRDLTTGLRHLVDFLPASIAAIIDYFSSEVTRGVWKQVPMNGTDWPSPAAVLQSVESEIKAILTHVGVEVPNCSSGGSPVMLPLPMAALVSLSITFKLDKSLEYIHAITGAALENCASGCPWPSMPVIGSLWAQKVRRWHNFIVVSGSRSVFRHNNESVAQLVRSCFTSFLGVLSGSNSKLTAECSVNGLLGSSITAPGAIPFVAPGFLYLRSCRNIHNVQYLNDVIVGLVTEYSNELAGIRASSGSSRLKSNETSISLAAQSAKDMATLGASLLCAAGGIQLVQELYKETIPTWLLSSRDVKRKNDNVVSYILEGYAIAYLLTQSGAILWGVGTKLPSSKLSRRNRIIGVHLDFLAEVMERKISLSCNPLTWKTYVCCLVGLMVSFAPAWLQEVKVDTLRKLARGLSRWNEHEQALSLLQRGGTAAMGALAELVNVIDFEHKKPCS